In Eublepharis macularius isolate TG4126 chromosome 4, MPM_Emac_v1.0, whole genome shotgun sequence, the following are encoded in one genomic region:
- the LOC129327581 gene encoding adhesion G protein-coupled receptor L1-like, with the protein MAINMPLISLPPTSHFKKLLSKLSADFTSPANSLLQIYPFFSLSLSLSLSFFSCSVIFSLDSPSLLPNCPFLPLAPSLVFVCPGTLHKILEPTSAHESEHQSGAWCKDPLQAGDRIYVMPWIPYRTDTLTEYASWEDYVGGRHTTTYRLPNRVDGTGFVVYDGAVFYNKERTRNIIKYDLRTRIKSGETVINTANYHDTSPYRWGGKTDIDLAVDENGLWVIYATEGNNGRLVVSQLNPYTLRFEGTWETGYDKRSASNAFMVCGVLYVVRTVYVDDDSEAAGNRVDYAFNTNMNREEPISLTFPNPYQFISSIDYNPRDNQLYVWNNYFVLRYSLEFGPPDPSTGPVTSTPISTTTTIRPTTVTSTISPAATTTARQAPLTTHPIGAINQKGTELHPVTALVPSTRRPPANNQHISPELFCEAKEVRRVQWPATQQGMLVERPCPKGTRGIASFQCLASLGIWNPRGPDLSNCTSPWVNQVAQKIKSGENAANIASELARHTRGAIYAGDVSSSVKLMEQLLDILDAQLQALRPIERESAGKNYNKMHKRERTCKDYIKAVVETVDNLLRPEALESWKDMNATEQVHTATMLLDILEEGAFLLADNVKEPARFVAAKDNVVLEVSVLNTEGQVPELIFPHDYTTKNSIQLSANTIKQNSRNGVVKVVFILYNNLGFFLSTENATIKLGSEAGHLSPSLVVNSQVIAASINKESSRVFLMDPVIFTLSHLEDKNHFNANCSFWNYSERSMMGYWSTQGCRLVETNKTHTTCACSHLTNFAVLMAHREIYQGRINELLLSVITWVGIVISLVCLAICISTFCFLRGLQTDRNTIHKNLCINLFITELLFLIGIDKTQYEIACPIFAGLLHYFFLAAFSWMCLEGIHLYLMLLEVFESEYSRKKYYYLGGYCFPALVVGIAAAIDYRSYGTDKACWLRVDNYFIWSFIGPVSFVIVINLVFLMITLHKMIRNTSVLKPDSSRLDNIKSWALGAITLLFLLGLTWAFGLLFINKESIVMAYLFTTFNAFQGMFIFVFHCALQKKVHREFSKCLRHASCCLRSPPGATLGSLKTSAIRSNNRYYTGTQSRIRRMWNDTVRKQTESSFMAGDLNSTPTLNRGTMGNHLLTNPVLQTRGGTSPYNTLIAETVGFNPASPPVFNSPGSFRESKHPLNNSRDACGMDTLPLNGNFNNSYSLRSGDFPADGTKMADCRRNLSDAAAFEKMIISELVHNNLRGGGSGVVKGGGVSTEPSNPPGPPPPPNVAAGGGGTNSEDDAIVPDAPSLTHEENMEIELMYKALEEPLLLQRAQSILYQSDLEESESCTADLTEGGDGQAPSPNRDSLYTSMTNLRDSPYPDSSPEAVGEVLPHAQAINEIYYTNRPALVPRNQLQAYYQVRRPSNDGYLVPGSLDSPAVEGDGQMQLVTSL; encoded by the exons ATGGCTATTAATATGCCATTAATATCCCTCCCTCCTACCTCCCATTTCAAGAAG CTGCTCTCAAAACTCAGCGCGGATTTCACTTCTCCTGCCAACAGCCTTTTACAAATTtatcctttcttctctctctctctttctctctctctttcttttttctcctgttcTGTCATATTCTCTCtggattccccctcccttttgcccAATTGTCCTTTCCTCCCCCTTGCCCCCTCCTTAGTATTCGTTTGCCCGGGGACGCTGCACAAGATCCTGGAACCTACCTCGGCCCATGAGTCGGAACACCAGTCCGGAGCCTGGTGCAAGGACCCTCTTCAAGCTGGAGACCGAATATATGTTATGCCATGGATCCCATACCGGACGGACACACTGACGGAGTATGCTTCATGGGAGGACTATGTGGGTGGTCGACACACAACCACATATCGCCTGCCTAACAGGGTCGATGGCACAGGCTTTGTGGTGTATGATGGTGCAGTTTTTTACAACAAGGAGCGGACACGCAACATTATCAAGTATGATCTGCGGACACGCATTAAGAGTGGAGAGACAGTTATCAACACAGCCAACTACCATGACACCTCACCCTACCGTTGGGGGGGCAAAACCGACATTGACCTAGCTGTGGATGAAAATGGGCTGTGGGTCATCTATGCCACTGAAGGCAACAATGGGCGGTTGGTGGTGAGCCAGCTCAATCCCTACACACTACGCTTTGAGGGCACATGGGAGACTGGCTATGACAAGCGCTCAGCGTCCAATGCCTTCATGGTGTGTGGAGTCCTTTATGTGGTACGAACAGTTTATGTGGATGATGACAGTGAGGCAGCTGGGAACCGTGTTGATTATGCCTTCAATACCAATATGAACCGTGAGGAACCCATTTCATTGACCTTCCCCAACCCCTACCAGTTCATCTCCTCCATTGACTACAATCCACGTGACAACCAGCTCTATGTATGGAACAACTACTTCGTCCTACGCTACTCACTTGAGTTCGGCCCACCTGATCCTAGCACTG GCCCAGTTACCTCGACACCAATCAGCACTACAACCACTATTCGTCCCACTACAGTCACCAGCACAATCTCACCTGCTGCTACAACAACAGCACGCCAGGCACCTCTCACCACCCATCCTATTGGTGCCATAAACCAGAAGGGAACAGAGCTACACCCAGTCACTGCCTTAGTACCCAGTACCCGCCGCCCACCAGCAAACAATCAACATATTTCTCCAGAGCTTTTTTGTGAGGCCAAGGAGGTGCGACGTGTCCAGTGGCCAGCCACTCAACAAGGCATGCTAGTTGAAAGGCCCTGCCCTAAGGGTACTCGAG GCATTGCTTCCTTCCAGTGTCTTGCTTCCCTTGGAATCTGGAACCCACGAGGTCCTGACCTCAGCAATTGCACAAGTCCATGGGTCAATCAAGTGGCTCAGAAG ATCAAGAGTGGAGAGAACGCAGCCAATATTGCCAGCGAACTAGCCCGCCATACACGAGGTGCCATCTATGCTGGAGATGTTAGTTCCTCTGTCAAACTGATGGAACAACTCCTGGACATTCTGGATGCCCAGCTCCAGGCACTGCGCCCCATTGAGAGAGAATCAGCTGGCAAGAACTACAATAAG ATGCACAAGAGAGAAAGGACATGTAAGGACTATATCAAG GCTGTGGTAGAGACAGTGGACAATCTCCTGCGCCCTGAGGCACTAGAGTCATGGAAGGATATGAACGCTACAGAGCAGGTGCACACAGCCACAATGCTGCTTGACATCCTGGAGGAGGGGGCCTTCTTACTGGCTGACAATGTCAAAGAGCCAGCCCGCTTTGTTGCAGCCAAGGATAATGTGG TGCTTGAGGTTTCTGTGCTGAACACAGAGGGGCAAGTGCCCGAGCTTATTTTTCCACATGATTATACTACGAAAAACTCCATCCAGCTGTCAGCCAACACGATCAAGCAAAACAGTCGTAATG GGGTAGTCAAAGTTGTCTTCATTCTCTACaacaatttgggtttttttctctctacTGAGAATGCCACCATCAAGCTGGGCAGTGAGGCTGGTCACCTTAGCCCCTCACTGGTCGTCAACTCACAAGTCATCGCTGCCTCCATCAACAAGGAATCTAGCCGTGTCTTCCTAATGGACCCTGTCATCTTCACCCTCTCTCACCTGGAG GACAAAAACCACTTCAATGCCAACTGTTCTTTCTGGAACTACTCGGAGCGCTCCATGATGGGTTACTGGTCCACACAGGGATGCCGACTGGTGGAGACTAACAAGACCCACACCACCTGTGCATGTAGCCATCTCACCAACTTTGCTGTGCTCATGGCACACCGTGAAATT TACCAGGGCCGCATCAATGAACTGCTGCTGTCTGTCATCACGTGGGTGGGTATTGTGATTTCCTTGGTCTGTTTGGCCATTTGTATCTCCACCTTCTGCTTCCTGCGTGGGCTGCAGACTGACCGCAACACCATCCACAAGAACCTCTGCATCAATCTCTTCATCACTGAGCTGCTCTTTCTCATTGGAATTGATAAGACTCAGTATGAG ATTGCCTGCCCTATCTTTGCTGGGTTGCTGCACTACTTTTTCCTTGCAGCATTCTCTTGGATGTGCCTGGAAGGCATCCACCTTTACCTCATGCTACTTGAGGTCTTTGAGAGCGAGTACTCCCGCAAGAAGTACTACTACTTGGGCGGCTATTGCTTCCCTGCCCTTGTAGTAGGCATTGCTGCTGCCATTGACTACCGCAGCTACGGCACCGACAAAGC ATGCTGGCTTCGAGTTGATAACTACTTCATCTGGAGCTTTATTGGGCCTGTCTCTTTTGTTATTGTG ATCAACTTGGTATTCCTCATGATTACTCTGCACAAGATGATCCGCAACACATCTGTCCTCAAGCCTGATTCCAGTCGACTGGACAACATCAA GTCTTGGGCACTAGGAGCCATCactctccttttcctcctgggCCTCACCTGGGCATTTGGCCTCCTCTTCATCAACAAGGAGTCTATTGTCATGGCTTATCTCTTCACCACCTTCAATGCTTTCCAGGGCATGTTCATCTTTGTATTCCATTGTGCACTGCAAAAAAAG GTTCACCGGGAATTTAGCAAATGTCTGCGACATGCATCTTGCTGCTTACGGAGCCCACCAGGGGCCACTCTAGGCTCCCTCAAGACCTCAGCCATCCGCAGCAACAACCGTTACTACACTGGAACGCAG AGCCGGATTCGGAGGATGTGGAATGATACTgtaagaaaacaaacagagtccAGCTTCATGGCAGGTGATCTCAACAGCACTCCTACCCTTAACCGAG GCACAATGGGGAACCACCTGCTGACCAACCCCGTGCTGCAGACACGGGGCGGGACCAGTCCCTACAACACACTCATTGCTGAGACCGTGGGCTTCAACCCTGCCTCCCCCCCTGTGTTCAACTCCCCAG GGAGCTTCCGAGAGTCCA AGCACCCCCTGAACAACAGCCGAGACGCCTGTGGCATGGACACCCTCCCGCTCAATGGCAACTTCAATAACAGCTACTCCCTCCGCAGTGGTGACTTCCCAGCTGATGGCACTAAGATGGCTGATTGCCGACGCAACCTGAGTGATGCTGCAGCCTTTGAAAAAATGATCATTTCTGAGCTGGTTCATAACAACTTAAGGGGAGGAGGAAGTGGTGTGGTCAAGGGAGGTGGGGTTTCGACAGAGCCCTCCAACCCCCCTGGgccacctccccctcccaatgtagcagcagggggagggggtaccAACAGTGAGGATGACGCCATTGTGCCTGATGCCCCTTCTTTGACCCATGAGGAGAACATGGAAATTGAACTCATGTACAAGGCCTTAGAGGAGCCGCTCTTGCTTCAGAGGGCACAGTCCATCCTCTACCAGAGCGACTTGGAGGAGTCGGAGAGCTGCACAGCTGACCTGACAGAAGGGGGAGATGGCCAAGCTCCTTCACCCAACAGGGACTCTTTATACACCAGTATGACCAACCTGAGGGACTCCCCATATCCGGACAGCAGCCCTGAGGCGGTTGGGGAAGTGCTCCCTCACGCCCAAGCCATCAATGAAATCTACTACACCAACCGGCCAGCCTTGGTGCCACGCAACCAGCTACAGGCCTACTACCAAGTCCGGAGACCCAGCAATGATGGCTACTTGGTCCCAGGAAGTTTAGATAGCCCAGCAGTGGAGGGAGATGGCCAAATGCAGCTGGTGACCAGCCTCTGA